The Ricinus communis isolate WT05 ecotype wild-type chromosome 8, ASM1957865v1, whole genome shotgun sequence sequence CAAGCCCAAAAGACTTGTTATTCGTTCAGGGATTTGTCCATTCAAGTTATTACTTGAAAGATCAATGCTTTTAACTAGGCCAAGATTTCTTCCATACTCCAGCTCTATTCCTTTCCAAACAACCATAAGCTTGGCAATTTATTCTTTAGTCACTCCCCATTCAGTACCCCAAGAATGGTCCACAGGTTCGGCTAAATACCCAGATTCCATGTCATCAGTACTCCACTCTAAAGCCATGGCAGTGAAATTGGTCATGCATTGTGGTAGCCTTCCAGAAATATTATTCCTGGAAAGATCCAACATTTGAAGAGAATCTAGATTGCATAGATTCCAAGGTATCCCCCCATAGAAGTGATTTGATCTCAAGTGAAGAACGACTAGTTGTGTAAGATTTTCCCTACCCATGCTGGTATTCTTCCAGAAAATCTATTCTCCCTAGTTTTAGACCTGTACAGTTAAGTAGCGGAGGAGGTAATTGCCCAGAGAATCTATTGTTTCTTATATGCAGTGTTTCAGGTGGAAACCCAAATGAGGCAGGTAAAGTACCAGAGAAATTATTGTTTCCCAAATTAATAATTCCCAAGCTCTGCCAATGCATCCAACAATCAGGAAGTTCTCCTGATAAAATGTTATCAGAAAGATCGAGATAGTTAAATTTGTCTCCCGCCATTGAACATAAGTTGGATATCATTCCAGAAAACATATTCTTGGAAAGATCCAAGATTCTTATATCAACTGGAAGCAGCGGTACTGAGCCTTCAAAAGGGTTGGAATTCAAATCAACTGCAGGGAAACTACCTAGTACAGATGATAGTTTTTGCACCTCACCACTGATTTGGTTGGAGGAGAGATTCAAGTATCCAAGCTTGATGGGAAGATCCCAAAACCAATCACTGATGACATCTGAAATTATAGCATTGGAAATATCTAGGTGAGAAATCCTATTTTGTACGTGAAGCCATTGTGGAAACTGAAGCCCCAGTTTGCAAGAGCTCATTTTCAGGGTTATAAGCTGAAAAGGGGGAACCCAAGTTGGGGTGAGGTCAACTGTAAATGAATTTGAAGAAATATCCAAGTACCATAATTTGGAGAGGTTCAAAAAGTGTAAATCTGATATAACACCAACCATGGAATTTGAGGAGACATCCAAAATTTCAAGATTGGAAAGTGAACCGATACTAGTAGTCAGACTCCCATTTAGCTTATTTCCTGAAAGATATAGTTCTCTAATTGACAAAGAATTCTTCATATTCGGAATCTCTCCAGATAGATAATTCTGAGACAAATCCAATGTTTCTAAACTAGAGAGATCCCCCAATGTTCTTGGTATTTCACCTTCAAGGTGATTAGAAGCAAGGTTAATGTGTTTAAAAACAGGAAGGTTGTCGTTAAAAGCGAAGAAGCCAGGAAAGATTAAAGATGTTAGATTGCTGGAAGAAAGATCAATGGTCTCTAATGCTCTAAAGAAATTGACATGGGAGAGAGGTGGAAGAACATTAAAAGATAGCTCACAATTACTCAAATGCAAGTTGATAAGAGAAGGGAGCATATTAACCGCCTGAAACTGTTGCAAGACTAAGAATGTTGTTGCTCATGTCAAGATGCTTCAAAGCAGGAAGATGAGAAAGGAACATGAGAGTTTCaactttttcaaatttgttGTTGCTGAGATCAAGAGAAACCAACCTGGAGAGATTTCCAAGCTCATCTGGAATTGTTCCCATGAAGTCGGAGTTGGAAAAGTTGAGATATCTCAAGTTTGTCAATGTACCAATGAATTTGG is a genomic window containing:
- the LOC8280252 gene encoding receptor-like protein EIX2, producing MLPSLINLHLSNCELSFNVLPPLSHVNFFRALETIDLSSSNLTSLIFPGFFAFNDNLPVFKHINLASNHLEGEIPRTLGDLSSLETLDLSQNYLSGEIPNMKNSLSIRELYLSGNKLNGSLTTSIGSLSNLEILDVSSNSMVGVISDLHFLNLSKLWYLDISSNSFTVDLTPTWVPPFQLITLKMSSCKLGLQFPQWLHVQNRISHLDISNAIISDVISDWFWDLPIKLGYLNLSSNQISGEVQKLSSVLGSFPAVDLNSNPFEGSVPLLPVDIRILDLSKNMFSGMISNLCSMAGDKFNYLDLSDNILSGELPDCWMHWQSLGIINLGNNNFSGTLPASFGFPPETLHIRNNRFSGQLPPPLLNCTGLKLGRIDFLEEYQHGNNISGRLPQCMTNFTAMALEWSTDDMESGVPGGLADLNFLSRLNLSYNNFSGKIPRSTQLQNFDWGMLDFVGSRFQKSALEKKMKLKQIIWAEAAKDFGQFVEVYCLTCLLSVLGHGRKLAICKSQIEHSQTAKNALNQRHLSIQ